A DNA window from Christiangramia salexigens contains the following coding sequences:
- the rpsO gene encoding 30S ribosomal protein S15: protein MYLTKEKKEEIFEKHGKGKNDTGSAEGQIALFTHRIAHLSDHLKTNRKDYNSERSLVRLVGKRRSLLDYLMKKDIMRYRAIVKELGLRK from the coding sequence ATGTATTTAACAAAAGAGAAGAAAGAAGAAATCTTCGAAAAACACGGTAAAGGTAAGAACGATACCGGTTCCGCTGAAGGACAAATCGCGTTGTTCACGCATAGAATTGCTCATTTATCAGATCACCTGAAAACAAATCGTAAAGATTATAATTCAGAGCGTTCTTTGGTAAGACTAGTAGGTAAGAGAAGAAGCCTTCTGGATTATCTAATGAAGAAGGATATCATGAGGTATCGTGCTATCGTGAAAGAACTAGGATTAAGAAAATAA